One window from the genome of Pyrus communis chromosome 16, drPyrComm1.1, whole genome shotgun sequence encodes:
- the LOC137721079 gene encoding late embryogenesis abundant protein At1g64065-like, with amino-acid sequence MAAEKEATSPPAPPANGYTRSDQESAVAADPAELKRNKRMRCLLYVVVFAVFQVVVITVFALTVMKIKTPKYRVRSASLSEFEVGSVTSPSFNLVMDVQFGVKNTNFGHFKYEDGIVEFDYRGTKIGQTDVYEARARARSTKKVDASLYLSSNELKGNSQLASDISSGIIPVTSTSRLEGKIHLMKVIKKKRSAQMNCTMEIVLATQSVQNIVCK; translated from the coding sequence ATGGCAGCTGAGAAAGAAGCAACATCTCCCCCGGCACCCCCAGCAAACGGCTACACTCGGAGCGACCAAGAATCCGCCGTCGCAGCAGACCCCGCCGAGCTGAAAAGAAACAAGCGCATGAGGTGCCTACTATACGTTGTTGTCTTTGCTGTGTTTCAAGTTGTAGTTATCACAGTCTTTGCACTCACCGTCATGAAAATAAAAACCCCTAAGTACCGAGTTCGATCAGCCTCACTCAGTGAGTTCGAAGTTGGCAGTGTAACGAGCCCTTCATTTAACCTTGTAATGGATGTTCAGTTTGGTGTGAAGAACACCAACTTTGGACACTTCAAGTACGAGGATGGAATTGTTGAGTTCGATTACAGGGGAACAAAAATTGGGCAGACTGATGTGTACGAGGCCCGTGCCAGGGCTCGATCGACTAAAAAGGTGGACGCCTCTCTGTACTTAAGTTCGAATGAGTTGAAGGGTAATTCTCAATTAGCGAGTGATATTAGCTCGGGGATTATTCCGGTTACGTCCACTTCTAGATTGGAGGGGAAGATACATTTGATGAAGGTGATCAAGAAGAAGAGGTCTGCTCAGATGAATTGCACCATGGAAATCGTTCTTGCTACGCAGTCGGTGCAAAATATTGTCTGCAAGTGA